One region of Vespula vulgaris chromosome 9, iyVesVulg1.1, whole genome shotgun sequence genomic DNA includes:
- the LOC127066289 gene encoding trichohyalin-like yields MRRTRHVVLPVRSWQYIGLLLVSLACVTFGLVARDREGQAGSLTGPELLHRAPHNVDVCPNLNPLATSSICLGLSEKQNLALKNNERKEIGSDIVRVERKKSTESCINRNTLLERRHRTMNERSFYPTKRLSRSLERVDSRIENVRLSYRYSPNSEMTRDVTDRTRKLSRRLSNDRSRSMERREEHGIKRTDGQRTLDNRELKERRERFEIDTRRKFNSRAIEKREIRGHLRENIESRTIRENQKSIRERTQDRRSNSVERQEFRRENMERRLIKERYANDRRNSRIDSLDRRSNVDAERRNSRMDNLNRERRSSVSTERRNSRINTLNRERRLSVNEERKNSRANTLNRERRLDISAERRNSRLDTVNIQRGSNLNTERRNSRLDTFNRERRLSVSEERKNSRANTLNRERRLDISAERRNSRLDTVNIQRGSNLNTERRNSRLDTLNRERRLDVSAERRNSRLDIINRQRGSSLTTERKNSRLDTFNRERRSNMDAERRNSRANTLNRERRLDVNVERRNSRLSTVNTERGSNLSVERRNSRLDTFNRERRLDVNAERRNSRLDTVNSQRESIIDAERRNSRVDTLNRERRLGVSAERRISRLDIVNKQRRSSLTTERRNSRLDIFNRERRSNVDAERRNSRANTLNRERRLDISAERRNSRLDTVNRQRESSLAIERRNSRLEIFNRERRSSVDAERKNSRLDISNRERQSNVDTERRNSRLDTLNRERRSLSMTDRTRTRKIQENRYDRESILSNSLKIRKSTSRDNTPADRKNFRSEIRNIRFNSLERQQSGNRLENSRFERRMIDNEDRKLHDRRTRSVDRRNTNTLNRNNRHLDLERRISIDRASEYIDRRDNRRELVNRLSRSPFSDRNSRREIDRTRVDRSSESRDNNEQRNILLNRRIMETPKLNRREVNTPRRTIRSSNIENLRNSLRYSLDRSLDRTNRIERFSNKRSNEKLTERRSTLGEIADEISFVERRRTQYGQRRISRTLTPEISDRRSFVAREYQVSKQGKRLSRSFDNLNRLNSNERRESVESRRFGTDNDRRSSVLSTDRRDTRRQRENLARTSVLLRTTNLQERRRFNTRIQERYNRKIERTIDERRKSNDPSLAGKIERSMELRSRDQRRNVRSNLIVTRHNDSQIRYIDPLNREENVDFDIGFKLIERSRNNVNKRSSYRRSVDLRQSNSLREKSRTSETSTYHRNTIFVPMIDRDRLDLIREGAKTRRLFNTNRRTLIMSQEFRNNEYGRKTRMIANLLKTNVLSNYDSSFEIIRQTFIIIICILYGSSMSKNNKLFTGNLMESIRKFALW; encoded by the exons ATGAGGCGTACAAGGCACGTGGTCTTACCCGTGCGGTCCTGGCAGTATATCGGCTTACTGCTAGTATCACTGGCATGCGTGACTTTCGGTTTGGTAgctagagatagagaaggacaAGCAGGAAGTCTGACTGGTCCTGAACTCCTTCATCGTGCCCCTCATAA CGTGGACGTTTGCCCGAATTTGAATCCTTTGGCAACATCTTCGATCTGTCTTGGTCTTTCGGAAAAACAAAATCTCgctttgaaaaataatgaaaggaaagaaatcggTTCCGATATCGTTCGAGTCGAGCGTAAAAAATCGACCGAATCGTGTATCAATAGGAACACACTTTTAGAAAGAAGGCATAGAACGATGAACGAACGTTCTTTCTATCCAACAAAGAGACTGTCACGTTCTTTGGAACGAGTCGATTCAAGGATTGAAAACGTTCGATTGTCTTATCGTTATTCGCCAAATTCGGAAATGACTCGAGATGTAACGGATCGTACGAGAAAACTATCAAGAAGATTGTCCAATGATAGATCTCGGTCTATGGAACGTCGCGAGGAACATGGAATCAAACGAACAGACGGACAAAGAACTCTTGATAATCGTGAattgaaagaacgaagagaacgatTCGAAATAGACACACGTAGAAAGTTCAATTCTCGAGctatcgaaaaaagagagatcagAGGACATCTTCGAGAAAACATTGAAAGTCGAACGATCAGGGAGAATCAAAAAAGTATTCGAGAAAGGACTCAAGATCGTAGATCGAACTCTGTAGAAAGACAAGAATTCAGAAGGGAAAATATGGAACGGCGTTTGATAAAAGAACGATATGCTAACGATCGTAGAAATTCTCGAATCGATAGTTTGGACCGTCGATCGAATGTAGATGCAGAACGTAGGAATTCTCGAATGGATAATTTAAATCGCGAACGTCGATCGAGTGTAAGCACAGAACGTAGGAATTCTCGAATCAATACTTTAAATCGCGAACGTCGACTGAGCGTAAATGAAGAACGTAAAAATTCTCGAGCAAATACTTTAAATCGCGAACGTCGATTGGATATAAGCGCAGAACGTAGAAATTCTCGACTTGATACCGTTAATATACAACGTGGATCGAACTTAAACACAGAACGTAGAAATTCTCGACTTGATACTTTTAATCGCGAACGTCGACTCAGCGTAAGTGAAGAACGTAAAAATTCTCGAGCAAATACTTTAAATCGCGAACGTCGATTGGATATAAGCGCAGAACGTAGAAATTCTCGACTTGATACCGTTAATATACAACGTGGATCGAACTTAAACACAGAACGTAGAAATTCTCGACTTGATACTTTAAATCGCGAACGTCGATTGGATGTAAGCGCAGAACGTAGAAATTCTCGacttgatattattaatagacaACGTGGATCAAGCCTAACGACCGAACGTAAAAATTCTCGACTTGATACTTTTAATCGCGAACGTCGATCAAATATGGACGCAGAACGTAGAAATTCTCGAGCCAATACTTTAAATCGCGAACGTCGATTGGATGTAAACGTAGAACGTAGAAATTCGAGACTTAGTACTGTTAATACCGAACGTGGATCGAACTTAAGCGTAGAACGTAGAAATTCCCGACTTGATACTTTTAATCGCGAACGTCGATTGGATGTGAATGCAGAACGTAGAAATTCTCGACTTGATACTGTTAATAGCCAACGTGAATCAATTATAGACGCAGAACGTAGAAATTCTCGAGTCGATACTTTAAATCGCGAACGTCGATTGGGTGTAAGTGCAGAACGTAGAATTTCTCGACTTGACATTGTCAATAAGCAACGTAGATCGAGCCTAACCACCGAACGTAGAAATTCTCgacttgatatttttaatcgcgAACGTCGATCAAACGTAGACGCAGAACGTAGAAATTCTCGAGCCAATACTTTAAATCGCGAACGTCGATTGGATATAAGCGCAGAACGTAGAAATTCTCGACTTGATACTGTTAATAGACAACGCGAATCAAGCCTAGCCATCGAACGTAGAAATTCTCGActcgaaatttttaatcgtgAACGTCGATCAAGCGTAGACGCAGAACGCAAAAATTCCAGACTCGATATTTCTAATCGCGAACGTCAATCAAATGTAGACACAGAACGTAGAAATAGCCGACTTGACACTCTTAATCGCGAACGTCGATCGTTAAGTATGACCGACCGAACACGAACCCGAAAGATCCAGGaaaatcgatacgatcgaGAATCAATTCTTTCGAACTcgttaaaaattagaaaatctaCCTCTCGCGATAATACACCAGCCGATCGAAAAAATTTCCGATCTGAAATTAGAAACATAAGATTTAATTCGTTGGAACGGCAACAATCTGGTAACAGACTCGAGAATTCACGATTTGAACGAAGAATGATCGATAACGAAGATCGCAAACTCCACGATCGTCGTACTCGTTCGGTCGACCGACGAAATACGAACACATTAAATCGCAATAACAGACATCTCGATTTAGAACGTAGAATATCAATTGATCGTGCATCCGAATATATAGATCGCCGTGATAATAGACGCGAACTTGTTAACCGTTTATCACGATCTCCGTTCTCTGATCGAAATTCTCGAAGAGAAATCGATCGTACTAGAGTCGATAGATCGTCGGAATCTAGAGATAACAACGAACAACGCAATATTCTATTGAACCGCCGAATTATGGAAACACCGAAACTAAATCGTCGCGAAGTTAACACTCCGAGACGTACGATTCGATCTTCAAATATTGAAAATCTTCGAAATTCTCTTCGTTACTCTCTCGATCGATCCTTAGATCGTACGAATAGAATCGAACGTTTCTCGaacaaacgatcgaacgaaaaattgACCGAACGTAGATCAACCCTAGGAGAAATCGCCGATGAGATTTCATTTGTGGAACGAAGACGAACGCAATACGGACAACGTCGCATTTCAAGAACATTAACACCCGAAATTTCGGATCGTAGATCATTTGTTGCACGAGAATATCAAGTTTCCAAGCAAGGAAAAAGATTAAGCCGCTCGTTCgataatttaaatcgattgaATTCCAACGAAAGACGCGAATCTGTCGAAAGTAGGCGCTTCGGAACGGACAACGATCGTAGATCATCTGTTTTATCGACCGACCGACGAGACACTCGACGACAACGAGAAAATCTTGCACGAACTTCCGTTTTACTTCGTACGACTAATCTCCAAGAACGACGACGTTTCAATACAAGGATTCAAGAacgatataatagaaaaatcgaaaggacGATCGACGAAAGACGTAAATCCAATGATCCTAGCTTGGCCGGTAAAATAGAACGTTCTATGGAATTACGATCCCGTGATCAACGTAGAAATGTTCGTTCGAATTTGATAGTAACGCGACATAACGATTCACAAATACGATACATCGATCCACTTAACCGAGAAGAAAATGTCGATTTTGATATAGGCTTTAAATTGATCGAACGATCTCGAAACAACGTTAACAAGAGATCTTCGTATCGAAGATCAGTCGATCTTAGACAATCTAATTCTCTTCGTGAAAAAAGCAGGACCTCTGAAACGTCTACTTATCATCGAAATACGATTTTCGTTCCTATGATCGATCGTGATCGATTAGATTTAATAAGAGAAGGAGCGAAGACCAGAcgattatttaatacaaatcGCCGAACTCTGATAATGTCTCAAGAATTCAGAAATAACGAATACGGAAGGAAAACTAGAATGATAGCGAACTTACTAAAAACGAACGTCCTCTCGAACTATGATTCCTCTTTTGAAATTATACGACAAACTTTCATAATCATCATTTGTATCTTATATGGATCATCGatgtctaaaaataataaactttttacaGG TAATCTAATGGAAAGTATTCGCAAATTTGCATTATGGTAA